Proteins from a genomic interval of Rattus norvegicus strain BN/NHsdMcwi chromosome 2, GRCr8, whole genome shotgun sequence:
- the Adamtsl4 gene encoding ADAMTS-like protein 4 isoform X1, translating to MELWLGRLWLYVMLLLLLLQLCQDQEVSPGQLLGPSLQTPSEEDQVPEGLWGPWGRWASCSQPCGVGVQRRSRTCELHPALSLPPRPPRHPEAPQPRGQGSRPQTPRDPQSLYRPQPRGRGGPLRGPASQVGREETQEPRGAQRFRVRDPIKPGMFGYGRVPFALPLHRSRRLAHKPGQPKDSSTAEETLPSQPPSTEPASEKHSPHMQPPELRAQSRSPSAETPRSGTAQTEVPSRTSSAPSDMGIPAPTSSFRDSRSFQGSPEPRMPTSQGAERQPHPFSPVTRSQLSRRHWRPPGSPHRSPDGWLPLTRDSSPHWSLFAPSSPTPECSGESEQMRACSQEPCPPEQPDPRALQCAAFDSQEFMGQLYQWEPFTEVQGSQRCELNCRPRGFRFYVRHTEKVQDGTLCQPGSLDICVAGHCLSPGCDGILGSGRRPDGCGVCGGDGSTCRLVSGNLTDRGGPLGYQKILWIPAGASHLRISQFRPSSNYLALRGPGGRSIINGNWAVDPPGSYAAVGTVFQYNRPPREEGKGETLSAEGPTTQPVDVYMIFQEDNPGVFYQYVTSAAPESPSTMPPALQLQPEMLRGEPLLPSAPRPVRAPGTLQRQARIPQVPPPTHVRTAMGSSAGYWKQVGHSECSASCGKGVWRPIFLCVSRESGEELDEQSCAVGARPPASPESCHRPPCPPYWEAGEWTSCSRSCGPGTQHRQLLCRQEFGGGGSSVPPERCGHLPRPNITQSCQLRLCGHWEISSPWSQCSVRCGRGQRSRQVRCVGSNGHEVGKQECASGPPPPPSREACDMGPCTTAWFYSDWSSKCSAECGTGIQRRAVVCLRSGETLQGDPEAGSTEQGCPLRSRPPDMRACSLGPCEKTWRWYTGPWSECSSECGSGTQHRDIICVSKLGTKFNVTSPSNCSHLPRPPALQPCQGQACEDQWFSTLWSPCSQSCQGGVQTREVQCLSSNHTLSSRCPPHLRPSRKRPCNSQPCNQRPDDQCKDSSPHCPLVVQARLCVYPYYTATCCRSCAHVLEQSQLEPA from the exons ATGGAGCTTTGGCTGGGCAG GCTCTGGCTGTATGTCATGCTGCTCTTGCTTCTCCTTCAGCTCTGCCAGGATCAGGAGGTGAGCCCAGGACAA CTGTTGGGTCCTTCTCTTCAGACACCATCAGAGGAGGACCAGGTCCCTGAGGGTCTCTGGGGACCTTGGGGCCGATGGGCCTCCTGCTCCCAGccctgtggggtgggggtgcagcGCCGGAGCCGAACATGTGAACTGCACCCagccctgtccctccctccccgaCCCCCAAGACATCCAGAAGCCCCCCAGCCCCGGGGCCAGGGTTCCAGACCCCAGACTCCACGGGATCCCCAGTCCCTGTATAGGCCACAGCCTCGGGGAAGGGGTGGCCCTCTTCGAGGTCCTGCTTCTcaagtggggagagaggagaccCAGGAGCCTCGGGGGGCCCAGAG GTTCCGTGTTCGAGACCCTATCAAGCCAGGGATGTTCGGTTACGGGCGAGTGCCCTTTGCTTTGCCCCTGCACCGGAGCCGCAGGCTTGCTCACAAACCTGGACAGCCCAAGGACTCCTCTACAGCGGAAGAGACACTTCCATCCCAGCCTCCAAGCACAGAACCAGCCTCTGAAAAGCACAGCCCCCACATGCAGCCCCCTGAACTGCGTGCCCAATCCCGTTCCCCCTCAGCTGAAACTCCAAGGTCTGGAACTGCTCAGACAGAAGTGCCCTCCAGAACCAGTTCTGCTCCCTCCGACATGGGTATCCCTGCACCCACTTCCTCCTTTAGAGACAGTAGGTCTTTCCAGGGATCCCCTGAGCCACGAATGCCAACTTCCCAGGGAGCAGAGCGACAGCCACATCCTTTCTCTCCTGTCACCCGGAGCCAGCTGAGCCGGAGGCACTGGAGACCTCCGGGGAGTCCTCACAGGTCCCCAGATGGCTGGCTGCCTCTGACAAGGGACTCCAGCCCACACTGGAGCCTCTTTGCTCCCAGTAGCCCCACTCCAGAATGTTCTGGGGAAAGTGAACAGATGAGAGCCTGCAGCCAAGAG CCTTGCCCCCCTGAGCAGCCAGACCCCAGGGCCCTGCAGTGTGCCGCCTTTGACTCCCAGGAATTCATGGGCCAGCTGTACCAGTGGGAGCCCTTCACCGAAG TTCAAGGCTCCCAgcgctgtgaactgaactgccgccCCCGTGGCTTCCGATTTTATGTCCGTCACACTGAAAAGGTGCAGGATGGGACCCTGTGTCAGCCTGGATCCCTAGACATTTGTGTGGCTGGACACTGCCTG AGCCCCGGCTGTGATGGGATCCTTGGCTCTGGCAGGCGTCCGGATGGCTGTGGAGTCTGTGGGGGTGACGGCTCTACCTGCCGTCTCGTTTCGGGGAATCTCACTGACCGAGGGGGCCCCTTGGGCTATCAGAAGATCCTGTGGATTCCTGCGGGAGCCTCCCATCTTCGCATTTCCCAGTTCCGACCCAGTTCCAATTACCTTG CACTTCGAGGGCCTGGTGGCCGCTCCATTATCAATGGGAACTGGGCTGTAGATCCTCCAGGATCCTACGCGGCCGTCGGGACCGTCTTCCAGTATAACCGTCCTCCTCGGGAGGAGGGCAAGGGGGAGACTCTGTCAGCAGAAGGCCCTACCACCCAGCCTGTGGATGTCTAT ATGATCTTTCAAGAGGACAACCCAGGTGTCTTCTATCAGTATGTCACCTCTGCAGCCCCAGAGAGCCCTTCCACAATGCCTCCAGCCCTTCAGCTTCAGCCTG AGATGCTGAGGGGGGAGCCCTTACTCCCTTCAGCCCCCCGCCCAGTTCGGGCACCAGGCACCCTCCAGCGTCAGGCACGGATTCCCCAAGTGCCTCCTCCGACTCATGTCAGGACGGCCATGGGATCTTCGGCTGGGTACTGGAAGCAGGTGGGGCACTCTGAATGTTCAGCATCCTGTGGCAAAG GTGTTTGGCGCCCCATCTTCCTCTGCGTTTCCCGTGAGTCAGGAGAAGAGTTGGATGAACAGAGCTGTGCCGTGGGGGCCAGACCCCCAGCTTCCCCTGAATCCTGCCATAGACCACCGTGTCCCCCATA CTGGGAGGCTGGCGAGTGGACGTCCTGCAGCCGCTCCTGTGGCCCTGGCACCCAGCATCGCCAGCTGCTCTGCAGACAGGAATTCGGAGGCGGTGGCTCCTCAGTGCCTCCAGAGCGTTGCGGACATCTCCCCCGGCCCAACATCACCCAGTCCTGTCAGCTGCGCCTTTGTGGCCACTGGGAGATTAGCTCCCCCTGGAGCCAG TGCTCTGTGCGCTGTGGTCGTGGTCAGAGGAGCCGGCAAGTGCGGTGTGTTGGAAGTAATGGCCATGAGGTGGGCAAGCAGGAGTGTGCTTCCGGGCCCCCGCCACCTCCCAGCAGAGAGGCCTGTGACATGGGCCCCTGTACCACAGCCTGGTTCTACAGTGACTGGAGTTCCAAG TGCTCAGCCGAGTGTGGGACAGGCATCCAGAGACGCGCTGTGGTCTGCCTTAGGAGTGGGGAGACCCTTCAGGGGGACCCAGAAGCAGGAAGCACTGAGCAGGGTTGCCCTCTCAGAAGCCGCCCTCCTGACATGCGTGCTTGCAGTTTAGGGCCCTGTGAAAAGACATGGCGCTGGTACACCGGGCCCTGGAGTGAG TGCTCCTCTGAGTGTGGGTCTGGCACACAGCACAGAGACATTATCTGTGTATCCAAACTGGGGACCAAATTCAATGTGACTTCTCCCAGCAACTGCTCCCACCTACCCAGGCCTCCTGCCCTGCAGCCCTGTCAGGGCCAGGCCTGTGAGGACCAATGGTTCTCTACTCTCTGGAGTCCG TGTTCTCAATCCTGTCAAGGAGGTGTGCAGACGAGGGAAGTCCAGTGCCTGAGTAGCAACCACACTCTCAGCTCCCGATGTCCTCCGCACCTGCGACCTTCTAGGAAGCGGCCCTGTAACAGCCAACCCTGCAACCAGCGACCAG ATGACCAATGCAAGGACAGTTCTCCACATTGCCCCCTGGTGGTACAGGCACGGCTCTGCGTCTACCCCTACTACACAGCTACCTGCTGCCGCTCCTGTGCCCATGTCCTGGAGCAGTCCCAACTGGAGCCTGCTTGA
- the Adamtsl4 gene encoding ADAMTS-like protein 4 isoform X2 codes for MELWLGRLWLYVMLLLLLLQLCQDQELLGPSLQTPSEEDQVPEGLWGPWGRWASCSQPCGVGVQRRSRTCELHPALSLPPRPPRHPEAPQPRGQGSRPQTPRDPQSLYRPQPRGRGGPLRGPASQVGREETQEPRGAQRFRVRDPIKPGMFGYGRVPFALPLHRSRRLAHKPGQPKDSSTAEETLPSQPPSTEPASEKHSPHMQPPELRAQSRSPSAETPRSGTAQTEVPSRTSSAPSDMGIPAPTSSFRDSRSFQGSPEPRMPTSQGAERQPHPFSPVTRSQLSRRHWRPPGSPHRSPDGWLPLTRDSSPHWSLFAPSSPTPECSGESEQMRACSQEPCPPEQPDPRALQCAAFDSQEFMGQLYQWEPFTEVQGSQRCELNCRPRGFRFYVRHTEKVQDGTLCQPGSLDICVAGHCLSPGCDGILGSGRRPDGCGVCGGDGSTCRLVSGNLTDRGGPLGYQKILWIPAGASHLRISQFRPSSNYLALRGPGGRSIINGNWAVDPPGSYAAVGTVFQYNRPPREEGKGETLSAEGPTTQPVDVYMIFQEDNPGVFYQYVTSAAPESPSTMPPALQLQPEMLRGEPLLPSAPRPVRAPGTLQRQARIPQVPPPTHVRTAMGSSAGYWKQVGHSECSASCGKGVWRPIFLCVSRESGEELDEQSCAVGARPPASPESCHRPPCPPYWEAGEWTSCSRSCGPGTQHRQLLCRQEFGGGGSSVPPERCGHLPRPNITQSCQLRLCGHWEISSPWSQCSVRCGRGQRSRQVRCVGSNGHEVGKQECASGPPPPPSREACDMGPCTTAWFYSDWSSKCSAECGTGIQRRAVVCLRSGETLQGDPEAGSTEQGCPLRSRPPDMRACSLGPCEKTWRWYTGPWSECSSECGSGTQHRDIICVSKLGTKFNVTSPSNCSHLPRPPALQPCQGQACEDQWFSTLWSPCSQSCQGGVQTREVQCLSSNHTLSSRCPPHLRPSRKRPCNSQPCNQRPDDQCKDSSPHCPLVVQARLCVYPYYTATCCRSCAHVLEQSQLEPA; via the exons ATGGAGCTTTGGCTGGGCAG GCTCTGGCTGTATGTCATGCTGCTCTTGCTTCTCCTTCAGCTCTGCCAGGATCAGGAG CTGTTGGGTCCTTCTCTTCAGACACCATCAGAGGAGGACCAGGTCCCTGAGGGTCTCTGGGGACCTTGGGGCCGATGGGCCTCCTGCTCCCAGccctgtggggtgggggtgcagcGCCGGAGCCGAACATGTGAACTGCACCCagccctgtccctccctccccgaCCCCCAAGACATCCAGAAGCCCCCCAGCCCCGGGGCCAGGGTTCCAGACCCCAGACTCCACGGGATCCCCAGTCCCTGTATAGGCCACAGCCTCGGGGAAGGGGTGGCCCTCTTCGAGGTCCTGCTTCTcaagtggggagagaggagaccCAGGAGCCTCGGGGGGCCCAGAG GTTCCGTGTTCGAGACCCTATCAAGCCAGGGATGTTCGGTTACGGGCGAGTGCCCTTTGCTTTGCCCCTGCACCGGAGCCGCAGGCTTGCTCACAAACCTGGACAGCCCAAGGACTCCTCTACAGCGGAAGAGACACTTCCATCCCAGCCTCCAAGCACAGAACCAGCCTCTGAAAAGCACAGCCCCCACATGCAGCCCCCTGAACTGCGTGCCCAATCCCGTTCCCCCTCAGCTGAAACTCCAAGGTCTGGAACTGCTCAGACAGAAGTGCCCTCCAGAACCAGTTCTGCTCCCTCCGACATGGGTATCCCTGCACCCACTTCCTCCTTTAGAGACAGTAGGTCTTTCCAGGGATCCCCTGAGCCACGAATGCCAACTTCCCAGGGAGCAGAGCGACAGCCACATCCTTTCTCTCCTGTCACCCGGAGCCAGCTGAGCCGGAGGCACTGGAGACCTCCGGGGAGTCCTCACAGGTCCCCAGATGGCTGGCTGCCTCTGACAAGGGACTCCAGCCCACACTGGAGCCTCTTTGCTCCCAGTAGCCCCACTCCAGAATGTTCTGGGGAAAGTGAACAGATGAGAGCCTGCAGCCAAGAG CCTTGCCCCCCTGAGCAGCCAGACCCCAGGGCCCTGCAGTGTGCCGCCTTTGACTCCCAGGAATTCATGGGCCAGCTGTACCAGTGGGAGCCCTTCACCGAAG TTCAAGGCTCCCAgcgctgtgaactgaactgccgccCCCGTGGCTTCCGATTTTATGTCCGTCACACTGAAAAGGTGCAGGATGGGACCCTGTGTCAGCCTGGATCCCTAGACATTTGTGTGGCTGGACACTGCCTG AGCCCCGGCTGTGATGGGATCCTTGGCTCTGGCAGGCGTCCGGATGGCTGTGGAGTCTGTGGGGGTGACGGCTCTACCTGCCGTCTCGTTTCGGGGAATCTCACTGACCGAGGGGGCCCCTTGGGCTATCAGAAGATCCTGTGGATTCCTGCGGGAGCCTCCCATCTTCGCATTTCCCAGTTCCGACCCAGTTCCAATTACCTTG CACTTCGAGGGCCTGGTGGCCGCTCCATTATCAATGGGAACTGGGCTGTAGATCCTCCAGGATCCTACGCGGCCGTCGGGACCGTCTTCCAGTATAACCGTCCTCCTCGGGAGGAGGGCAAGGGGGAGACTCTGTCAGCAGAAGGCCCTACCACCCAGCCTGTGGATGTCTAT ATGATCTTTCAAGAGGACAACCCAGGTGTCTTCTATCAGTATGTCACCTCTGCAGCCCCAGAGAGCCCTTCCACAATGCCTCCAGCCCTTCAGCTTCAGCCTG AGATGCTGAGGGGGGAGCCCTTACTCCCTTCAGCCCCCCGCCCAGTTCGGGCACCAGGCACCCTCCAGCGTCAGGCACGGATTCCCCAAGTGCCTCCTCCGACTCATGTCAGGACGGCCATGGGATCTTCGGCTGGGTACTGGAAGCAGGTGGGGCACTCTGAATGTTCAGCATCCTGTGGCAAAG GTGTTTGGCGCCCCATCTTCCTCTGCGTTTCCCGTGAGTCAGGAGAAGAGTTGGATGAACAGAGCTGTGCCGTGGGGGCCAGACCCCCAGCTTCCCCTGAATCCTGCCATAGACCACCGTGTCCCCCATA CTGGGAGGCTGGCGAGTGGACGTCCTGCAGCCGCTCCTGTGGCCCTGGCACCCAGCATCGCCAGCTGCTCTGCAGACAGGAATTCGGAGGCGGTGGCTCCTCAGTGCCTCCAGAGCGTTGCGGACATCTCCCCCGGCCCAACATCACCCAGTCCTGTCAGCTGCGCCTTTGTGGCCACTGGGAGATTAGCTCCCCCTGGAGCCAG TGCTCTGTGCGCTGTGGTCGTGGTCAGAGGAGCCGGCAAGTGCGGTGTGTTGGAAGTAATGGCCATGAGGTGGGCAAGCAGGAGTGTGCTTCCGGGCCCCCGCCACCTCCCAGCAGAGAGGCCTGTGACATGGGCCCCTGTACCACAGCCTGGTTCTACAGTGACTGGAGTTCCAAG TGCTCAGCCGAGTGTGGGACAGGCATCCAGAGACGCGCTGTGGTCTGCCTTAGGAGTGGGGAGACCCTTCAGGGGGACCCAGAAGCAGGAAGCACTGAGCAGGGTTGCCCTCTCAGAAGCCGCCCTCCTGACATGCGTGCTTGCAGTTTAGGGCCCTGTGAAAAGACATGGCGCTGGTACACCGGGCCCTGGAGTGAG TGCTCCTCTGAGTGTGGGTCTGGCACACAGCACAGAGACATTATCTGTGTATCCAAACTGGGGACCAAATTCAATGTGACTTCTCCCAGCAACTGCTCCCACCTACCCAGGCCTCCTGCCCTGCAGCCCTGTCAGGGCCAGGCCTGTGAGGACCAATGGTTCTCTACTCTCTGGAGTCCG TGTTCTCAATCCTGTCAAGGAGGTGTGCAGACGAGGGAAGTCCAGTGCCTGAGTAGCAACCACACTCTCAGCTCCCGATGTCCTCCGCACCTGCGACCTTCTAGGAAGCGGCCCTGTAACAGCCAACCCTGCAACCAGCGACCAG ATGACCAATGCAAGGACAGTTCTCCACATTGCCCCCTGGTGGTACAGGCACGGCTCTGCGTCTACCCCTACTACACAGCTACCTGCTGCCGCTCCTGTGCCCATGTCCTGGAGCAGTCCCAACTGGAGCCTGCTTGA
- the Adamtsl4 gene encoding ADAMTS-like protein 4 isoform X4: MELWLGRLWLYVMLLLLLLQLCQDQEVSPGQLLGPSLQTPSEEDQVPEGLWGPWGRWASCSQPCGVGVQRRSRTCELHPALSLPPRPPRHPEAPQPRGQGSRPQTPRDPQSLYRPQPRGRGGPLRGPASQVGREETQEPRGAQRFRVRDPIKPGMFGYGRVPFALPLHRSRRLAHKPGQPKDSSTAEETLPSQPPSTEPASEKHSPHMQPPELRAQSRSPSAETPRSGTAQTEVPSRTSSAPSDMGIPAPTSSFRDSRSFQGSPEPRMPTSQGAERQPHPFSPVTRSQLSRRHWRPPGSPHRSPDGWLPLTRDSSPHWSLFAPSSPTPECSGESEQMRACSQEPCPPEQPDPRALQCAAFDSQEFMGQLYQWEPFTEVQGSQRCELNCRPRGFRFYVRHTEKVQDGTLCQPGSLDICVAGHCLSPGCDGILGSGRRPDGCGVCGGDGSTCRLVSGNLTDRGGPLGYQKILWIPAGASHLRISQFRPSSNYLALRGPGGRSIINGNWAVDPPGSYAAVGTVFQYNRPPREEGKGETLSAEGPTTQPVDVYMIFQEDNPGVFYQYVTSAAPESPSTMPPALQLQPEMLRGEPLLPSAPRPVRAPGTLQRQARIPQVPPPTHVRTAMGSSAGYWKQVGHSECSASCGKGVWRPIFLCVSRESGEELDEQSCAVGARPPASPESCHRPPCPPYWEAGEWTSCSRSCGPGTQHRQLLCRQEFGGGGSSVPPERCGHLPRPNITQSCQLRLCGHWEISSPWSQIDAPGSAPGARCLAPSVCKALVL; this comes from the exons ATGGAGCTTTGGCTGGGCAG GCTCTGGCTGTATGTCATGCTGCTCTTGCTTCTCCTTCAGCTCTGCCAGGATCAGGAGGTGAGCCCAGGACAA CTGTTGGGTCCTTCTCTTCAGACACCATCAGAGGAGGACCAGGTCCCTGAGGGTCTCTGGGGACCTTGGGGCCGATGGGCCTCCTGCTCCCAGccctgtggggtgggggtgcagcGCCGGAGCCGAACATGTGAACTGCACCCagccctgtccctccctccccgaCCCCCAAGACATCCAGAAGCCCCCCAGCCCCGGGGCCAGGGTTCCAGACCCCAGACTCCACGGGATCCCCAGTCCCTGTATAGGCCACAGCCTCGGGGAAGGGGTGGCCCTCTTCGAGGTCCTGCTTCTcaagtggggagagaggagaccCAGGAGCCTCGGGGGGCCCAGAG GTTCCGTGTTCGAGACCCTATCAAGCCAGGGATGTTCGGTTACGGGCGAGTGCCCTTTGCTTTGCCCCTGCACCGGAGCCGCAGGCTTGCTCACAAACCTGGACAGCCCAAGGACTCCTCTACAGCGGAAGAGACACTTCCATCCCAGCCTCCAAGCACAGAACCAGCCTCTGAAAAGCACAGCCCCCACATGCAGCCCCCTGAACTGCGTGCCCAATCCCGTTCCCCCTCAGCTGAAACTCCAAGGTCTGGAACTGCTCAGACAGAAGTGCCCTCCAGAACCAGTTCTGCTCCCTCCGACATGGGTATCCCTGCACCCACTTCCTCCTTTAGAGACAGTAGGTCTTTCCAGGGATCCCCTGAGCCACGAATGCCAACTTCCCAGGGAGCAGAGCGACAGCCACATCCTTTCTCTCCTGTCACCCGGAGCCAGCTGAGCCGGAGGCACTGGAGACCTCCGGGGAGTCCTCACAGGTCCCCAGATGGCTGGCTGCCTCTGACAAGGGACTCCAGCCCACACTGGAGCCTCTTTGCTCCCAGTAGCCCCACTCCAGAATGTTCTGGGGAAAGTGAACAGATGAGAGCCTGCAGCCAAGAG CCTTGCCCCCCTGAGCAGCCAGACCCCAGGGCCCTGCAGTGTGCCGCCTTTGACTCCCAGGAATTCATGGGCCAGCTGTACCAGTGGGAGCCCTTCACCGAAG TTCAAGGCTCCCAgcgctgtgaactgaactgccgccCCCGTGGCTTCCGATTTTATGTCCGTCACACTGAAAAGGTGCAGGATGGGACCCTGTGTCAGCCTGGATCCCTAGACATTTGTGTGGCTGGACACTGCCTG AGCCCCGGCTGTGATGGGATCCTTGGCTCTGGCAGGCGTCCGGATGGCTGTGGAGTCTGTGGGGGTGACGGCTCTACCTGCCGTCTCGTTTCGGGGAATCTCACTGACCGAGGGGGCCCCTTGGGCTATCAGAAGATCCTGTGGATTCCTGCGGGAGCCTCCCATCTTCGCATTTCCCAGTTCCGACCCAGTTCCAATTACCTTG CACTTCGAGGGCCTGGTGGCCGCTCCATTATCAATGGGAACTGGGCTGTAGATCCTCCAGGATCCTACGCGGCCGTCGGGACCGTCTTCCAGTATAACCGTCCTCCTCGGGAGGAGGGCAAGGGGGAGACTCTGTCAGCAGAAGGCCCTACCACCCAGCCTGTGGATGTCTAT ATGATCTTTCAAGAGGACAACCCAGGTGTCTTCTATCAGTATGTCACCTCTGCAGCCCCAGAGAGCCCTTCCACAATGCCTCCAGCCCTTCAGCTTCAGCCTG AGATGCTGAGGGGGGAGCCCTTACTCCCTTCAGCCCCCCGCCCAGTTCGGGCACCAGGCACCCTCCAGCGTCAGGCACGGATTCCCCAAGTGCCTCCTCCGACTCATGTCAGGACGGCCATGGGATCTTCGGCTGGGTACTGGAAGCAGGTGGGGCACTCTGAATGTTCAGCATCCTGTGGCAAAG GTGTTTGGCGCCCCATCTTCCTCTGCGTTTCCCGTGAGTCAGGAGAAGAGTTGGATGAACAGAGCTGTGCCGTGGGGGCCAGACCCCCAGCTTCCCCTGAATCCTGCCATAGACCACCGTGTCCCCCATA CTGGGAGGCTGGCGAGTGGACGTCCTGCAGCCGCTCCTGTGGCCCTGGCACCCAGCATCGCCAGCTGCTCTGCAGACAGGAATTCGGAGGCGGTGGCTCCTCAGTGCCTCCAGAGCGTTGCGGACATCTCCCCCGGCCCAACATCACCCAGTCCTGTCAGCTGCGCCTTTGTGGCCACTGGGAGATTAGCTCCCCCTGGAGCCAG ATAGACGCACCAGGATCGGCACCTGGAGCCCGGTGTTTGGCTCCCTCAGTCTGTAAAGCCCTGGTTCTGTAG
- the Adamtsl4 gene encoding ADAMTS-like protein 4 isoform X3 has product MELWLGRLWLYVMLLLLLLQLCQDQEVSPGQLLGPSLQTPSEEDQVPEGLWGPWGRWASCSQPCGVGVQRRSRTCELHPALSLPPRPPRHPEAPQPRGQGSRPQTPRDPQSLYRPQPRGRGGPLRGPASQVGREETQEPRGAQRFRVRDPIKPGMFGYGRVPFALPLHRSRRLAHKPGQPKDSSTAEETLPSQPPSTEPASEKHSPHMQPPELRAQSRSPSAETPRSGTAQTEVPSRTSSAPSDMGIPAPTSSFRDSRSFQGSPEPRMPTSQGAERQPHPFSPVTRSQLSRRHWRPPGSPHRSPDGWLPLTRDSSPHWSLFAPSSPTPECSGESEQMRACSQEPCPPEQPDPRALQCAAFDSQEFMGQLYQWEPFTEVQGSQRCELNCRPRGFRFYVRHTEKVQDGTLCQPGSLDICVAGHCLSPGCDGILGSGRRPDGCGVCGGDGSTCRLVSGNLTDRGGPLGYQKILWIPAGASHLRISQFRPSSNYLALRGPGGRSIINGNWAVDPPGSYAAVGTVFQYNRPPREEGKGETLSAEGPTTQPVDVYMIFQEDNPGVFYQYVTSAAPESPSTMPPALQLQPEMLRGEPLLPSAPRPVRAPGTLQRQARIPQVPPPTHVRTAMGSSAGYWKQVGHSECSASCGKGEIPWLSPNPCSLYIYIDNLDHGRGSEPSCLPWLPSYSLQVFGAPSSSAFPVSQEKSWMNRAVPWGPDPQLPLNPAIDHRVPHTGRLASGRPAAAPVALAPSIASCSADRNSEAVAPQCLQSVADISPGPTSPSPVSCAFVATGRLAPPGAR; this is encoded by the exons ATGGAGCTTTGGCTGGGCAG GCTCTGGCTGTATGTCATGCTGCTCTTGCTTCTCCTTCAGCTCTGCCAGGATCAGGAGGTGAGCCCAGGACAA CTGTTGGGTCCTTCTCTTCAGACACCATCAGAGGAGGACCAGGTCCCTGAGGGTCTCTGGGGACCTTGGGGCCGATGGGCCTCCTGCTCCCAGccctgtggggtgggggtgcagcGCCGGAGCCGAACATGTGAACTGCACCCagccctgtccctccctccccgaCCCCCAAGACATCCAGAAGCCCCCCAGCCCCGGGGCCAGGGTTCCAGACCCCAGACTCCACGGGATCCCCAGTCCCTGTATAGGCCACAGCCTCGGGGAAGGGGTGGCCCTCTTCGAGGTCCTGCTTCTcaagtggggagagaggagaccCAGGAGCCTCGGGGGGCCCAGAG GTTCCGTGTTCGAGACCCTATCAAGCCAGGGATGTTCGGTTACGGGCGAGTGCCCTTTGCTTTGCCCCTGCACCGGAGCCGCAGGCTTGCTCACAAACCTGGACAGCCCAAGGACTCCTCTACAGCGGAAGAGACACTTCCATCCCAGCCTCCAAGCACAGAACCAGCCTCTGAAAAGCACAGCCCCCACATGCAGCCCCCTGAACTGCGTGCCCAATCCCGTTCCCCCTCAGCTGAAACTCCAAGGTCTGGAACTGCTCAGACAGAAGTGCCCTCCAGAACCAGTTCTGCTCCCTCCGACATGGGTATCCCTGCACCCACTTCCTCCTTTAGAGACAGTAGGTCTTTCCAGGGATCCCCTGAGCCACGAATGCCAACTTCCCAGGGAGCAGAGCGACAGCCACATCCTTTCTCTCCTGTCACCCGGAGCCAGCTGAGCCGGAGGCACTGGAGACCTCCGGGGAGTCCTCACAGGTCCCCAGATGGCTGGCTGCCTCTGACAAGGGACTCCAGCCCACACTGGAGCCTCTTTGCTCCCAGTAGCCCCACTCCAGAATGTTCTGGGGAAAGTGAACAGATGAGAGCCTGCAGCCAAGAG CCTTGCCCCCCTGAGCAGCCAGACCCCAGGGCCCTGCAGTGTGCCGCCTTTGACTCCCAGGAATTCATGGGCCAGCTGTACCAGTGGGAGCCCTTCACCGAAG TTCAAGGCTCCCAgcgctgtgaactgaactgccgccCCCGTGGCTTCCGATTTTATGTCCGTCACACTGAAAAGGTGCAGGATGGGACCCTGTGTCAGCCTGGATCCCTAGACATTTGTGTGGCTGGACACTGCCTG AGCCCCGGCTGTGATGGGATCCTTGGCTCTGGCAGGCGTCCGGATGGCTGTGGAGTCTGTGGGGGTGACGGCTCTACCTGCCGTCTCGTTTCGGGGAATCTCACTGACCGAGGGGGCCCCTTGGGCTATCAGAAGATCCTGTGGATTCCTGCGGGAGCCTCCCATCTTCGCATTTCCCAGTTCCGACCCAGTTCCAATTACCTTG CACTTCGAGGGCCTGGTGGCCGCTCCATTATCAATGGGAACTGGGCTGTAGATCCTCCAGGATCCTACGCGGCCGTCGGGACCGTCTTCCAGTATAACCGTCCTCCTCGGGAGGAGGGCAAGGGGGAGACTCTGTCAGCAGAAGGCCCTACCACCCAGCCTGTGGATGTCTAT ATGATCTTTCAAGAGGACAACCCAGGTGTCTTCTATCAGTATGTCACCTCTGCAGCCCCAGAGAGCCCTTCCACAATGCCTCCAGCCCTTCAGCTTCAGCCTG AGATGCTGAGGGGGGAGCCCTTACTCCCTTCAGCCCCCCGCCCAGTTCGGGCACCAGGCACCCTCCAGCGTCAGGCACGGATTCCCCAAGTGCCTCCTCCGACTCATGTCAGGACGGCCATGGGATCTTCGGCTGGGTACTGGAAGCAGGTGGGGCACTCTGAATGTTCAGCATCCTGTGGCAAAGGTGAGATTCCATGGCTCAGCCCAAATCCCTGTTCTCTATACATCTATATAGATAACCTGGACCATGGGCGGGGCTCTgagccttcctgcctcccctggcTGCCCTCTTACTCCCTTCAGGTGTTTGGCGCCCCATCTTCCTCTGCGTTTCCCGTGAGTCAGGAGAAGAGTTGGATGAACAGAGCTGTGCCGTGGGGGCCAGACCCCCAGCTTCCCCTGAATCCTGCCATAGACCACCGTGTCCCCCATA CTGGGAGGCTGGCGAGTGGACGTCCTGCAGCCGCTCCTGTGGCCCTGGCACCCAGCATCGCCAGCTGCTCTGCAGACAGGAATTCGGAGGCGGTGGCTCCTCAGTGCCTCCAGAGCGTTGCGGACATCTCCCCCGGCCCAACATCACCCAGTCCTGTCAGCTGCGCCTTTGTGGCCACTGGGAGATTAGCTCCCCCTGGAGCCAG ATAG